A region from the Phycisphaerae bacterium genome encodes:
- a CDS encoding response regulator transcription factor, with the protein MLVLFEERAGEIALLACGEITRRGDSVSNVLPCRGPENMIKILIADDHTLVRKGIKRMLEEQPDFKVVGEAAEGKETVAKTRETQPDVVLMDVAMPGTDGIEATKQLTRNRKSKTRVLVLTMYADEHFAARLLRSGASGYVVKDAAPSELVDAIRSVYEGKRFISSSLREALAMRYVNGQAPDPVDAISDREFQVLRLLASGQTNREIAANLGLSVKTVDAHRLNILSKLDLRNNSDLTKFAIRHGIVSS; encoded by the coding sequence GAGGAGCGTGCCGGTGAAATCGCTCTTCTTGCCTGCGGCGAAATCACCCGGCGCGGCGACTCGGTTTCCAACGTGCTCCCATGCAGAGGGCCGGAGAATATGATTAAGATCCTGATCGCCGACGATCACACCCTGGTTCGCAAAGGTATCAAGAGAATGCTCGAGGAGCAGCCTGATTTCAAGGTTGTCGGCGAGGCCGCCGAAGGCAAGGAGACAGTTGCCAAGACTCGCGAAACGCAACCGGATGTCGTGCTCATGGACGTAGCGATGCCCGGGACAGACGGCATTGAGGCCACCAAACAGTTGACGAGGAACCGGAAGTCGAAGACGCGTGTCCTGGTGCTCACCATGTACGCCGACGAACACTTTGCGGCTCGGTTGCTTCGCAGCGGAGCCAGCGGCTACGTCGTCAAAGACGCCGCGCCATCGGAGCTCGTTGACGCCATCCGCAGTGTGTACGAGGGGAAACGGTTTATCTCTTCGTCTCTGCGCGAGGCGCTGGCGATGCGTTATGTGAACGGACAGGCGCCGGACCCTGTCGATGCCATCTCGGACCGCGAATTCCAGGTCCTGCGTCTCCTGGCGTCGGGCCAGACGAACCGTGAGATCGCTGCGAATCTAGGCCTGAGCGTGAAGACCGTCGACGCGCATCGCCTCAACATTCTCAGCAAACTCGATCTGCGCAATAACTCCGACCTTACCAAGTTTGCCATTCGACACGGTATTGTCAGCAGCTAA